Proteins encoded within one genomic window of Saccharopolyspora pogona:
- a CDS encoding MFS transporter — protein sequence MNSTRPVAKTAAGQESARRWRVLAICLVAGFMTLLDVSIVNVALPSIQQGLDAPAAALSWVVSGYALTFGLVLVPAGRLGDDRGRSRMFLLALAAFTLASALAGFALTPLWLVIARLLQGVAGGLLNPQVLGLMQQLFHGRERGKAFGLFGAVVGISTAIGPLLGGLIIQLAGQEHGWRWVFFVNLPIGIAAVLYGLRVLPRDGAREQSRSLDLVGVLLLGGGLLCLLLPLVEQESGHGAPWFLLIVAAVLLALFVAWEYWYRARGRAPLVNLRLLKIRSYSFGATLGLLYFAGFTSIFFVLAVYFQRGLGYSALQAGLALTPFAVGSAVASAVGGRIVHRMGRRLVIIGLAAALLGLLATDLLLATHPGEAAGMVTALPLLIAGTGSGLVISPNQTVTLSEIDAAHGGTAAGVQQTGQRIGSAVGTAAASGLFFGTLTTSGFDTAISDGLIVSVGFVTAALVVALAEVLLARRTVSAAEDP from the coding sequence GTGAACAGCACCAGGCCGGTGGCGAAGACCGCCGCGGGGCAGGAGAGCGCGCGGCGCTGGCGAGTGCTGGCCATCTGCCTGGTCGCCGGCTTCATGACCCTGCTCGACGTCAGCATCGTCAACGTCGCGCTGCCGTCGATCCAGCAGGGGCTGGACGCGCCGGCGGCGGCGCTGTCGTGGGTGGTCTCCGGCTACGCCCTGACCTTCGGGCTGGTCCTGGTGCCGGCAGGTCGGCTCGGCGACGACCGGGGCCGCAGCCGGATGTTCCTGCTGGCGCTGGCGGCTTTCACGCTGGCCAGCGCACTGGCCGGATTCGCGTTGACCCCGCTGTGGCTGGTCATCGCCCGCCTGCTGCAGGGGGTGGCCGGCGGGTTGCTCAACCCGCAGGTGCTCGGCCTTATGCAGCAGCTGTTCCACGGCCGCGAGCGCGGCAAGGCTTTCGGCCTGTTCGGCGCGGTGGTCGGCATCTCGACGGCGATCGGCCCGCTGCTGGGCGGCCTGATCATCCAGCTCGCCGGGCAGGAGCACGGCTGGCGCTGGGTGTTCTTCGTGAACCTGCCCATCGGTATCGCGGCGGTGCTCTACGGGCTGCGGGTGCTGCCGCGCGACGGCGCGCGCGAACAGTCCCGCAGCCTCGACCTGGTCGGGGTGCTGCTGCTCGGCGGTGGCCTGCTGTGCCTGTTGTTGCCGCTGGTCGAGCAGGAGAGCGGCCATGGCGCGCCGTGGTTCCTGCTGATCGTTGCCGCGGTCCTGCTGGCGCTGTTCGTGGCGTGGGAGTACTGGTACCGGGCGAGGGGGCGCGCGCCGCTGGTGAACCTGCGGCTGCTGAAGATCCGCAGCTACTCGTTCGGCGCAACGCTGGGGCTGCTGTACTTCGCGGGGTTCACCAGCATCTTCTTCGTGCTGGCGGTGTACTTCCAGCGTGGCCTCGGCTATTCGGCGCTGCAGGCCGGGCTGGCGCTGACGCCGTTCGCGGTCGGCTCGGCGGTGGCGTCGGCCGTCGGCGGCCGGATCGTGCACCGGATGGGCCGACGATTGGTGATCATCGGCTTAGCGGCGGCGCTGCTCGGCCTGCTGGCGACGGACCTGCTGCTGGCCACGCATCCGGGAGAGGCGGCCGGAATGGTGACGGCCCTGCCGCTGCTGATCGCCGGAACCGGCAGCGGCCTGGTGATCTCGCCGAACCAGACGGTGACGCTGAGCGAGATCGACGCCGCCCACGGCGGGACGGCGGCGGGAGTCCAGCAGACGGGCCAGCGCATCGGCTCGGCGGTGGGCACGGCGGCGGCCTCGGGCTTGTTCTTCGGCACCCTGACGACGAGCGGCTTCGACACGGCGATCTCGGACGGCCTGATCGTCTCGGTCGGCTTCGTCACGGCCGCCCTGGTCGTAGCCCTCGCCGAGGTCTTACTGGCAAGGCGCACCGTTTCCGCTGCTGAAGACCCGTGA
- a CDS encoding TetR/AcrR family transcriptional regulator gives MEDTTAALRQRVRDVLRKYPGSQRAFAERIGLDPTKLSKSLTGTRRFTPVELTRIAELTGVTVHWLIYGGDDIETVAAAPQRTARPGREPGDLREAGRYQQILDAAWTLIAERGYHSVRVADVAKACGTSAATIHYYFPGRNDLLTETLRYSVRLAFDRQVAELHSIEDAHERLLRLVELQLPTPGLLRAEWSIWLQVWTESALNPDLQVLHSDSYTRWHDTIARTIRQGQQQGVFTDTDAEELTVTLTALIDGLGIQVLAGRPGRSVERMRRVLREFVEREIVRH, from the coding sequence GTGGAGGACACGACGGCCGCGTTGCGCCAGCGAGTGCGCGATGTGTTGCGCAAGTATCCCGGGAGCCAGCGTGCCTTCGCCGAGCGGATCGGCCTGGACCCAACGAAGCTCTCCAAGTCGCTGACCGGGACCCGCCGGTTCACCCCGGTCGAGCTCACCCGGATCGCCGAGCTCACCGGCGTCACGGTGCACTGGCTGATCTACGGCGGCGACGACATCGAGACGGTTGCCGCCGCGCCGCAGCGCACCGCGCGGCCCGGGCGCGAACCCGGCGACCTCCGCGAAGCGGGCCGGTACCAGCAGATCCTCGACGCCGCCTGGACGCTGATCGCCGAGCGCGGCTACCACTCGGTGCGGGTCGCCGACGTCGCCAAGGCCTGCGGCACCAGCGCCGCGACCATCCACTACTACTTCCCCGGCCGCAACGACCTGCTCACCGAGACCCTGCGCTACTCGGTGCGGCTGGCCTTCGACCGGCAGGTCGCCGAGCTGCACAGCATCGAGGACGCCCACGAGCGCCTGCTGCGGCTGGTGGAGCTCCAGCTGCCCACGCCGGGCCTGCTGCGCGCGGAGTGGTCGATCTGGCTGCAGGTGTGGACCGAGAGCGCCCTGAACCCAGATCTCCAGGTGCTGCACAGCGATTCCTACACGCGCTGGCACGACACGATCGCCCGCACCATCCGGCAGGGCCAGCAGCAGGGCGTGTTCACCGACACCGACGCGGAAGAGCTCACCGTGACGCTGACCGCGCTCATCGACGGGCTGGGCATCCAGGTGCTCGCCGGGCGGCCCGGCCGGTCGGTGGAGCGGATGCGGCGGGTGCTGCGCGAGTTCGTCGAGCGCGAGATCGTCCGGCATTGA
- a CDS encoding NF041680 family putative transposase has product MISVQDDRQAVEFGAVTGFRDGFYRCLSARADALFELCDAVSCGERPVTSLVELSLSPVFRRGHGALYDALAAGEIDAAGVRDVLVDGLPAAADEGPLLFTADVTVCPRPDAECSADRGHCHTSCRCDGDRKTIPGWNYAWLAGIQWGRSSWVSPVDAVRMDPDDDLVAVTAAQIRELATRLRAAGRTGGAGRLPPMVVMDSGYPATAMTDAVSDVDVQLLIRLDRDDRVFHRPPPPRVPGRTGRPPKYGARFECASPTSWHTPDATLTVDTDRYGRVEVHAWSGLSPKIQARGWFADRSELPVVTGTVVHVRVEHLPDGRAPHKDLWLWWAAPEGVPLDLDMLWRVYLRRFDIEHFFRFAKSTLGWTAAKTRTPAQQDRWTWLTIAAYTQLRLARNLTTDLRRPWERRPEPDRPLSPHRVRRGFRHIHDRLGTPARVPKPTRPGPGRPPGSRSGPAQRHPVRKKTEKTDTRQPAGKKQAG; this is encoded by the coding sequence GTGATCAGTGTGCAGGATGACCGCCAGGCGGTCGAGTTCGGGGCTGTGACCGGGTTCCGGGATGGGTTTTACCGGTGTCTGTCGGCTCGGGCGGATGCGTTGTTCGAGCTCTGCGATGCGGTGTCCTGCGGTGAGCGGCCGGTGACCTCGTTGGTGGAGTTGTCGCTGTCGCCGGTGTTCCGGCGGGGGCATGGCGCGTTGTACGACGCGTTGGCGGCCGGGGAGATCGACGCCGCCGGGGTACGGGATGTGCTGGTGGATGGGTTGCCTGCCGCGGCGGACGAGGGACCGCTTCTGTTCACCGCTGATGTGACCGTGTGCCCGCGACCGGATGCGGAGTGCTCGGCGGATCGCGGTCACTGTCATACGTCGTGTCGCTGTGACGGTGACCGTAAGACGATCCCTGGCTGGAACTATGCGTGGCTTGCGGGCATCCAGTGGGGTCGTTCGTCGTGGGTGTCGCCGGTGGATGCGGTCCGGATGGATCCCGACGATGATCTCGTGGCGGTGACCGCCGCCCAGATCCGGGAGTTGGCTACTCGTCTGCGCGCCGCCGGGCGCACGGGTGGAGCGGGCCGCCTTCCACCGATGGTGGTGATGGACTCTGGTTATCCGGCTACCGCGATGACCGACGCGGTGTCTGATGTGGACGTGCAACTGCTGATCCGTCTCGACCGTGACGATCGGGTGTTTCACCGCCCACCGCCGCCGCGGGTGCCTGGCAGGACCGGGCGGCCACCGAAATACGGCGCCCGCTTCGAGTGCGCCAGCCCCACCAGTTGGCACACCCCGGACGCCACGCTGACCGTGGACACCGACCGCTACGGACGGGTTGAGGTGCATGCCTGGTCCGGGCTGTCGCCGAAGATCCAAGCCCGCGGCTGGTTCGCCGACCGTAGCGAACTACCCGTGGTCACCGGCACGGTCGTGCACGTCCGCGTGGAACACCTGCCCGACGGACGCGCCCCGCACAAGGACCTGTGGCTGTGGTGGGCCGCCCCCGAGGGCGTCCCACTGGATCTGGACATGCTGTGGCGGGTCTACCTACGGCGGTTCGACATCGAGCATTTCTTCCGTTTTGCCAAGTCGACCTTGGGCTGGACCGCGGCGAAAACCCGCACACCCGCCCAGCAGGACCGGTGGACCTGGCTGACGATCGCCGCCTACACCCAACTCAGACTCGCCCGCAACCTCACCACGGACCTGCGGCGTCCCTGGGAACGACGCCCCGAGCCAGACCGGCCGTTAAGCCCGCACCGGGTACGCCGCGGGTTTCGCCACATCCATGATCGTCTCGGGACCCCCGCGCGTGTGCCGAAACCCACCCGGCCCGGCCCAGGGCGGCCCCCAGGCTCCCGCTCCGGTCCTGCTCAACGCCATCCCGTCCGCAAAAAAACCGAAAAAACGGACACCCGGCAACCCGCCGGAAAGAAGCAAGCAGGTTAA
- a CDS encoding 3-hydroxyacyl-CoA dehydrogenase NAD-binding domain-containing protein — MNENTPSPAAVRRVTCIGAGVIGGGWVAHFLARGYQVTAWDPAPDFEAKLRRLVDAAWPALIELGLADGASRDNLVIAPTLEEAVAEADFVQESAPEDLALKRDLLAHIDAATPAGVVVSSSTSGYGMTEMQVDCPTPQRLVVGHPFNPPYLIPLVEVVGGERTEPWAVQWAAEFFEVAGKSVITMDREVPGFIANRLQEAIWREALHMVANGEATPAQIDASITEGPGLRWPLLGPCLTFHLAGGEGGMAHMLDHFGPSLKSPWTRLEAPELTDELRDAMVKGCEEAADGRSIAELVADRDLAVIAVMRAIDGVRNGKP, encoded by the coding sequence TTGAACGAGAACACCCCCTCCCCCGCGGCGGTGCGGCGGGTCACGTGCATCGGTGCCGGTGTCATCGGCGGCGGCTGGGTCGCGCACTTCCTGGCGCGCGGCTACCAGGTGACCGCGTGGGACCCGGCCCCGGATTTCGAGGCCAAGCTGCGTCGGCTGGTCGACGCCGCGTGGCCCGCCCTGATCGAACTCGGGTTGGCCGACGGCGCCTCCCGCGACAACCTCGTCATCGCCCCGACGCTGGAAGAAGCCGTCGCCGAGGCCGACTTCGTGCAGGAGAGCGCGCCGGAAGACCTTGCGCTCAAACGGGATCTGCTGGCCCACATCGACGCGGCGACCCCGGCGGGCGTCGTGGTCTCGTCGTCCACATCCGGCTACGGCATGACCGAGATGCAGGTGGACTGCCCGACGCCGCAGCGGCTCGTGGTCGGGCACCCGTTCAACCCGCCATACCTCATCCCGCTGGTCGAGGTCGTCGGCGGCGAGCGGACCGAGCCGTGGGCGGTGCAGTGGGCAGCGGAGTTCTTCGAGGTCGCCGGCAAGTCGGTGATCACCATGGACCGCGAGGTGCCGGGCTTCATCGCCAACCGGCTGCAGGAGGCGATCTGGCGCGAGGCGCTGCACATGGTCGCCAACGGCGAGGCCACGCCGGCGCAGATCGACGCGTCGATCACCGAAGGGCCCGGCCTGCGCTGGCCGCTGCTCGGGCCGTGCCTGACCTTCCACCTTGCCGGTGGTGAGGGCGGCATGGCGCACATGCTGGACCACTTCGGCCCGTCGCTGAAGTCGCCGTGGACCCGGCTGGAGGCGCCGGAGCTCACCGACGAGCTGCGCGACGCCATGGTCAAGGGCTGTGAGGAGGCCGCCGACGGCCGCAGCATCGCCGAACTGGTCGCCGACCGCGACCTCGCGGTGATCGCCGTCATGCGTGCGATCG
- a CDS encoding amino acid permease: MPVEDVLTRGERSGLIRRLTGRDLVGFGIGIIIGTGVFTLAGIEAKEHAGPSVVLSFVVGGIVAALAAFAYAELASAVPTAGSAYTYGYATLGELFAWIIGWDLLLEFALGAAVVSRSWSGYVSNLLGLPPQWFGEDSTINVGAILIIAILTVIAVIGIRESSWVTNALVVVKVAVCVLVIVAGLFFVRGANLVPFIPPAQPAPATASVLEQPLLQAALGMEQSMYGIGGMFTAAAIVFFAYTGFEALANLSEETKHPKRDLPVGLLGSLIVCTLLYIAVAVVLTAMVDYRQIDEAAPLAAAFQTVGQPWVAALIALGAVTGLTSVMMVELVTIGRIGFAMSRDGLLPPKLSQVHPKWGTPHRMTIGGAVVIMLLAGFIPISELADMVSIGALSGFVIVAIAVPVLRRRKPELHRPFRMPLSPVLPIITALACLYLMSNLDIITWLRFATWLVLGLVIYFGYGHRHARLANPTPDAARD; encoded by the coding sequence ATGCCCGTCGAGGACGTACTGACCCGCGGCGAGCGCAGCGGCCTGATCCGCCGGCTCACCGGGCGCGACCTGGTCGGCTTCGGCATCGGCATCATCATCGGCACCGGGGTGTTCACGCTCGCCGGGATCGAGGCCAAGGAGCACGCCGGCCCCTCTGTGGTGCTGTCGTTTGTGGTCGGCGGCATCGTCGCGGCGCTAGCCGCGTTTGCCTACGCCGAGCTCGCCTCCGCGGTGCCGACCGCGGGCAGCGCCTACACCTACGGCTACGCCACGCTCGGCGAGCTGTTCGCCTGGATCATCGGCTGGGACCTGCTGCTGGAGTTCGCGCTCGGCGCGGCGGTGGTCTCGCGCAGCTGGTCGGGCTACGTCTCGAACCTGCTCGGCCTGCCCCCGCAGTGGTTCGGCGAGGACTCGACGATCAACGTCGGCGCGATCCTGATCATCGCGATCCTCACCGTCATCGCGGTGATCGGCATCCGCGAATCGTCGTGGGTGACCAACGCGCTGGTCGTGGTCAAGGTCGCGGTGTGCGTGCTGGTGATCGTCGCAGGGCTGTTCTTCGTCCGGGGCGCCAACCTCGTGCCGTTCATCCCGCCCGCCCAGCCCGCGCCAGCCACCGCGAGTGTGCTGGAACAACCGCTGCTGCAGGCGGCGCTGGGCATGGAGCAGTCCATGTACGGCATCGGCGGCATGTTCACCGCGGCGGCGATCGTGTTCTTCGCCTACACCGGCTTCGAGGCGCTGGCCAACCTCAGCGAGGAGACCAAGCACCCGAAGCGCGACCTGCCCGTCGGGCTGCTCGGCAGCCTGATCGTGTGCACCCTGCTGTACATCGCGGTCGCGGTCGTGCTCACCGCAATGGTGGACTACCGGCAGATCGACGAGGCGGCCCCGCTGGCGGCGGCCTTCCAGACCGTCGGTCAGCCTTGGGTGGCGGCGCTGATCGCGCTCGGCGCGGTGACCGGGCTGACGTCGGTGATGATGGTCGAGCTGGTCACCATCGGCCGCATCGGCTTCGCGATGAGCCGCGACGGCCTGCTGCCGCCGAAGCTCTCCCAGGTGCACCCGAAGTGGGGCACGCCGCACCGGATGACCATCGGCGGCGCAGTGGTGATCATGCTGCTGGCCGGGTTCATCCCGATCTCGGAGCTGGCCGACATGGTCAGCATCGGCGCGCTGTCCGGCTTCGTCATCGTCGCCATCGCGGTCCCGGTGCTGCGCCGCCGCAAGCCGGAACTGCACCGCCCGTTCAGGATGCCGCTGTCGCCGGTGCTACCGATCATCACCGCCCTGGCGTGCCTGTACCTGATGTCCAACCTGGACATCATCACGTGGCTGCGCTTCGCGACCTGGCTGGTGCTGGGCCTGGTGATCTACTTCGGCTACGGCCACCGCCACGCCCGCCTGGCCAACCCCACTCCGGACGCCGCCCGCGACTAA
- a CDS encoding DUF397 domain-containing protein, which yields MSRLQSDTDWFKSSRSTGGSDNCVEVRLLDSVVRVRDSKAPDDGVLSFGTAAWNSFLTSLKA from the coding sequence ATGTCGCGACTTCAATCTGACACGGACTGGTTCAAGAGCTCCCGCAGCACCGGCGGCAGCGACAACTGCGTCGAGGTCCGGTTACTCGACAGCGTCGTCCGGGTCAGGGACTCCAAGGCTCCCGACGACGGCGTGCTGAGCTTCGGCACCGCCGCCTGGAACTCCTTCCTGACCTCCTTGAAGGCGTGA
- a CDS encoding DUF397 domain-containing protein, with amino-acid sequence MTSRTPLNTDWFKSSRSTASSDNCVEVQLLGSAVCVRDSKAPEDGVLRFDSAAWSAFLSSLKP; translated from the coding sequence ATGACGTCGCGAACTCCTCTCAACACCGACTGGTTCAAGAGCTCCCGGAGCACCGCGAGCAGTGACAACTGCGTCGAGGTCCAGTTGCTCGGCAGCGCCGTTTGCGTGCGGGACTCGAAGGCTCCCGAGGACGGCGTGTTGAGGTTTGACTCCGCCGCATGGAGCGCTTTCCTGAGTTCCTTAAAGCCTTGA
- a CDS encoding FadR/GntR family transcriptional regulator produces the protein MPEALRPLARPRLYEQVVQRLREHVADSGLRVGDRLPPERELAERLGVSRASVKQAIVVLEVQGLVEVRHGGGTYLRRESLDAESVADLVARKRRLPEVLEAREALETKLAELAAQRRTEADLAEVDAALADMRREIAEGGLGSEGDRRFHAAITAAAHSSLLGDFMRTISAEIAESRQESLRQPNRPGKSLAQHERIAEAIRAGNPRAAVTAMRRHLQTVSRVRLLSWDPDAEPARPDEV, from the coding sequence GTGCCCGAAGCCCTGCGCCCACTCGCCCGCCCCCGCCTGTACGAGCAGGTGGTGCAGCGGCTGCGGGAGCACGTGGCTGATTCCGGCCTGCGCGTCGGCGACCGGCTACCGCCGGAGCGGGAGCTCGCGGAGCGGCTCGGCGTCAGCCGGGCGTCGGTCAAGCAGGCGATCGTCGTGCTCGAAGTGCAAGGCCTCGTCGAGGTGCGCCACGGCGGTGGCACCTACCTTCGCCGCGAATCGCTGGACGCGGAATCGGTCGCCGACCTGGTCGCGCGCAAGCGCCGCCTGCCGGAGGTTCTGGAGGCGCGAGAGGCGCTGGAGACCAAGCTCGCGGAGCTGGCCGCGCAGCGGCGCACCGAAGCAGACCTCGCCGAGGTCGACGCGGCGCTGGCGGACATGCGCCGCGAGATAGCCGAAGGCGGGCTCGGCAGCGAGGGGGACCGCCGGTTCCACGCCGCGATCACCGCCGCCGCGCACAGCTCGCTGCTGGGCGACTTCATGCGGACCATCTCCGCGGAGATCGCCGAGAGCCGCCAGGAGTCGCTGCGCCAACCCAACCGGCCGGGCAAATCGCTGGCCCAGCACGAACGCATCGCCGAGGCGATCCGGGCGGGCAACCCGCGCGCGGCGGTCACCGCCATGCGCCGCCACCTCCAAACGGTCAGCCGGGTCCGCCTCCTCTCCTGGGACCCCGACGCCGAACCCGCCCGCCCAGACGAGGTTTAA
- a CDS encoding helix-turn-helix domain-containing protein gives MARARQTLERRQLGLALRRIREESGKSQQAAAEAIGRVRSRIVELEDGKGTLSREDLVKLLDFYGISGDERETVVALGAQARKRQRGRTYTDLLPGAFQRFADLEASATEIKSCESGIIPGLLQAPSYINAVFDEADGAWWGAEDPERGQRVAFRLERQARTLNHDTTKSLHFVVSEEVLHAKVGVPDVMREQLAHILHLTNSRNDLVVQVLRHDAQNPTRGGGLTVFGFGHRGTPVGFSTTLFGPSTYYQDTTDIAIMSRVFDHIRASALSARASLRLIEQILEGME, from the coding sequence ATGGCGCGAGCCCGCCAAACCCTGGAGCGACGGCAACTCGGCCTGGCCCTGCGTCGAATCCGCGAAGAATCCGGCAAATCCCAGCAAGCGGCGGCCGAAGCGATCGGCCGGGTCCGCTCCCGCATCGTCGAGCTGGAAGACGGCAAGGGCACGCTGAGCCGAGAAGATCTTGTCAAACTGCTGGACTTCTACGGCATATCCGGAGACGAGCGCGAAACGGTTGTAGCCCTCGGTGCGCAAGCACGGAAGCGCCAGCGCGGCCGCACCTACACGGACCTGCTCCCCGGTGCCTTCCAGCGCTTTGCTGACCTCGAGGCCAGCGCCACGGAGATCAAGAGCTGCGAATCAGGAATCATTCCAGGGCTTCTGCAAGCTCCCAGTTACATCAACGCTGTCTTCGACGAGGCCGACGGAGCTTGGTGGGGTGCCGAAGACCCCGAACGCGGCCAACGCGTTGCGTTCCGACTCGAACGTCAGGCGCGAACGCTGAACCATGACACCACGAAGTCCCTCCACTTCGTGGTGTCCGAGGAAGTCCTACACGCAAAAGTCGGCGTTCCTGACGTCATGCGGGAGCAGTTGGCACACATCCTGCACTTGACAAACAGCCGGAACGACCTCGTCGTCCAGGTGCTACGACACGATGCCCAGAACCCAACGAGGGGCGGTGGGCTCACCGTCTTCGGCTTCGGGCACAGGGGAACACCGGTCGGCTTCTCGACGACGCTGTTCGGGCCTTCCACCTACTACCAAGACACCACCGACATTGCGATCATGTCTCGTGTGTTCGACCACATCCGGGCCTCGGCGCTCAGTGCGCGTGCATCCTTGCGGTTGATCGAGCAGATCTTGGAGGGCATGGAATGA
- a CDS encoding BKACE family enzyme, which translates to MGNEVIITAALTGAGDTTGKSEFVPVTPEQIAKSAVEAAAAGAAMVHIHVRNIETGQGSRDVSLYREVVERIKETGIDVVINLTAGMGGDLVIDVDDPLKPVDGTDLVNGLDRLPHVEELLPDICTLDCGSLNFGEGSQLYISTPDMLRADAKRIQELGVKPELEIFDTGNLWFATKLIEEGLIEAPPLFQLCAGIPWGAPPDPGLLQAMVNMLPAGANWASFAIGRDQLRWVGLTAALGGNVRVGLEDNLYLSRGVKATNGQLVERAVTIVEGMGMRVATPDQAREQLGLEKR; encoded by the coding sequence ATGGGCAACGAAGTGATCATCACCGCCGCGCTCACCGGCGCCGGTGACACCACCGGCAAGAGCGAGTTCGTCCCGGTCACCCCGGAGCAGATCGCCAAGTCCGCGGTGGAGGCCGCCGCGGCCGGCGCGGCCATGGTGCACATCCACGTCCGCAACATCGAGACCGGGCAGGGCTCCCGCGACGTGTCGCTCTACCGCGAGGTGGTGGAGCGGATCAAGGAGACCGGCATCGACGTGGTCATCAACCTCACCGCGGGGATGGGCGGCGACCTGGTCATCGACGTCGACGACCCGCTCAAGCCGGTGGACGGCACCGACCTGGTCAACGGCCTGGACCGGCTGCCGCACGTCGAGGAGCTGCTGCCGGACATCTGCACGCTGGACTGCGGTTCGCTGAACTTCGGGGAGGGCAGCCAGCTCTACATCTCCACCCCGGACATGCTGCGCGCCGACGCCAAGCGGATCCAGGAGCTGGGCGTCAAGCCGGAGCTGGAGATCTTCGACACCGGCAACCTGTGGTTCGCCACCAAGCTGATCGAGGAGGGGCTGATCGAGGCCCCGCCGCTGTTCCAGCTATGCGCGGGCATCCCGTGGGGCGCCCCGCCGGACCCAGGCCTGCTGCAGGCGATGGTGAACATGCTGCCCGCCGGCGCGAACTGGGCGAGCTTCGCCATCGGCCGCGACCAGCTGCGCTGGGTGGGCCTGACGGCCGCGCTGGGCGGCAACGTCCGCGTCGGCCTGGAGGACAACCTCTACCTGAGCCGTGGCGTCAAGGCCACCAACGGACAGCTGGTCGAACGCGCGGTGACGATCGTCGAGGGCATGGGCATGAGGGTCGCCACCCCGGACCAGGCCCGCGAACAGCTCGGCCTCGAGAAGCGTTGA
- a CDS encoding VTT domain-containing protein, giving the protein MIGWLLATAGTAALGSVFPLVNIELYLLGVVSTVDGVSWWAFGLAAAVGQVAGKALFYLAGKGGFTLGERLRKRVEAKRRGRWSAWFEKFHQRTQERPWWGLGVLCLSAVPGIPPYSLMCFLSGAAGIPLIGFLVASLVGRSLHFLIVAGAPELLHWLPAALGS; this is encoded by the coding sequence GTGATCGGGTGGTTGCTGGCCACCGCGGGCACCGCCGCGCTCGGCAGCGTGTTCCCACTGGTCAACATCGAGCTCTACCTGCTCGGCGTGGTCTCCACCGTGGACGGCGTCAGCTGGTGGGCGTTCGGGCTGGCCGCGGCCGTCGGCCAGGTCGCCGGGAAGGCGCTGTTCTACTTGGCGGGCAAGGGCGGCTTCACGCTCGGCGAGCGGTTGCGCAAGCGCGTCGAAGCCAAGCGCCGCGGCAGGTGGTCCGCCTGGTTCGAGAAGTTCCACCAGCGGACGCAGGAACGCCCGTGGTGGGGACTGGGCGTGCTCTGCCTCAGCGCAGTCCCCGGCATCCCGCCCTACAGCCTGATGTGCTTCCTCTCCGGTGCGGCCGGCATTCCGCTGATCGGCTTCCTCGTCGCGAGCCTCGTCGGCCGCTCGCTGCACTTCCTGATCGTCGCCGGTGCGCCGGAACTGCTGCACTGGCTCCCCGCCGCGCTCGGCTCGTAA